A stretch of Leisingera sp. S132 DNA encodes these proteins:
- a CDS encoding TRAP transporter substrate-binding protein, producing the protein MTNGKDGLKSAERRNFLKLASTGSFTAALVAGAGGVLWSSEAAAQTAKEEKERERAAEHIMTVATAYVLGASRSYPIMQLDLKENIQNATNGKIYVKLAPGGQLGAGGALVQKVQGGTIQAAQHSLSNFAPFASTVDLINMPYLCGSNQRFTNLVTSDFWNAEVHPKVEAAGFKALFYVNIDPRVVAVRKGGNAVMSPGDMAGVKFRVPGSKMLQQYYRMVGANPTPVAWGETPSAIKQGVADALDPSVGALYVFGFKDILSHVTFTQAVPDSQVYSCNLEWFNSLPADVQDGVMWGSEMTAHQNLSKVPSARAYAMAELTKAGVEFHTLSNDQLGEWQEAGGYQRSEWDTFKTELAGSMESFAKLEEAAGTQGKYYVHDA; encoded by the coding sequence ATGACGAATGGCAAGGATGGCCTCAAATCTGCTGAGCGCCGCAATTTTCTGAAACTGGCCTCGACCGGCTCATTTACTGCGGCGCTGGTGGCTGGTGCAGGCGGGGTGCTTTGGTCGTCCGAAGCCGCCGCGCAAACCGCCAAAGAAGAGAAGGAGCGTGAGCGCGCGGCCGAGCATATCATGACCGTTGCCACGGCCTATGTGCTGGGCGCGTCGCGCAGCTATCCGATCATGCAGCTGGATCTCAAGGAGAACATCCAGAACGCCACCAACGGCAAGATCTATGTCAAGCTTGCCCCCGGCGGACAGCTGGGTGCGGGTGGTGCGCTGGTGCAGAAGGTGCAGGGCGGCACCATTCAAGCGGCGCAGCATTCGCTGTCGAATTTTGCACCCTTCGCCTCTACCGTTGACCTGATCAACATGCCGTATCTCTGCGGCTCCAATCAGCGGTTCACCAATCTGGTGACCTCCGATTTCTGGAACGCGGAAGTGCACCCCAAGGTGGAGGCCGCCGGCTTCAAGGCGCTGTTCTATGTCAATATCGACCCCCGCGTGGTGGCGGTGCGCAAGGGCGGCAACGCGGTGATGTCGCCGGGCGACATGGCTGGTGTGAAATTCCGGGTGCCGGGATCCAAGATGCTGCAGCAGTATTACCGGATGGTCGGTGCCAACCCGACGCCAGTGGCCTGGGGCGAGACGCCCTCTGCAATCAAGCAGGGGGTGGCGGATGCGCTCGATCCGTCGGTCGGGGCACTGTATGTCTTTGGCTTCAAGGACATCCTGAGCCATGTGACCTTTACCCAGGCGGTGCCGGACAGCCAAGTCTATTCCTGCAATCTGGAATGGTTCAATTCACTGCCCGCCGACGTGCAGGACGGCGTGATGTGGGGGTCGGAAATGACCGCGCATCAGAACCTGTCCAAAGTGCCCTCCGCCCGCGCCTATGCGATGGCGGAACTGACCAAGGCCGGTGTCGAGTTTCACACACTGAGCAACGATCAGCTGGGCGAGTGGCAAGAGGCCGGCGGCTATCAGCGCAGCGAATGGGACACCTTCAAGACTGAGCTGGCAGGCTCGATGGAGAGCTTCGCCAAGCTGGAAGAGGCCGCCGGCACCCAGGGCAAATACTACGTCCACGACGCCTGA
- a CDS encoding TRAP transporter small permease, whose protein sequence is MHILRNIDKNAERWLLLVFYVMLVITMAIEVIRRELFAFSSIWGEEIVRYSFIYLAWIGAAAAVKERAHIRIDVILHYLGPRPKALIYIFGDLVMFIVALVALYWSFETVLVSAKFGSVSHGLRVSMVWFLMAVPAGFALMIWRLLQSFLRDWRSLRDGTPVFEGDKLFD, encoded by the coding sequence ATGCACATCCTGCGAAACATCGACAAGAACGCAGAACGCTGGCTGCTCCTGGTGTTCTATGTGATGCTGGTCATCACCATGGCGATCGAGGTGATCCGGCGCGAGCTGTTTGCCTTTTCCTCGATCTGGGGCGAGGAGATCGTCCGCTATTCCTTTATCTATCTGGCCTGGATCGGCGCCGCGGCTGCGGTCAAGGAGCGCGCCCATATCCGTATCGACGTGATCCTGCATTACCTGGGGCCCCGGCCCAAGGCGCTGATCTATATCTTCGGCGATCTGGTGATGTTCATCGTGGCCTTGGTGGCGCTTTACTGGTCGTTCGAGACGGTGCTGGTATCGGCCAAGTTCGGATCGGTCAGCCACGGGCTGCGGGTGTCGATGGTCTGGTTCCTGATGGCGGTGCCCGCGGGCTTTGCCCTGATGATCTGGCGCCTGCTGCAATCCTTCCTGCGCGACTGGCGCAGCCTTCGCGACGGCACGCCCGTCTTTGAGGGCGACAAGCTGTTTGATTGA